In Cinclus cinclus chromosome 1, bCinCin1.1, whole genome shotgun sequence, the sequence AAACCAATAGTatgtattcttaaaaaaaaccttcatcagacttaaaaaaccccacaatattTCAGCTGGGTAAAAGAGATAAAACACAACCAAAGTGAAATAGTGTGGTGTTGAATGCATTGCTcccaatacttttttttttttaatgtttctacTGCAATCAGGTCTTTGTAGAACTGAAAGTAGGCATCTGTATGATGGACATGTTCAGGTTTTTGTGTAAGCTCACTAATGCAGGCAGTAGTTGGACAGTGCTGGAAGTTTCCTCACTTAAGTCTCAGCAATGAATGCCAGCAGATCTGACactttttcccaaaatttgtGCTTACACCAATACAGAAAAGTTTTTTTAGCATGCCTTTACAGTACAGAATGTGTGCTGTACACAGTATCTTGATCCCATATATGCACTCCTAACTGGTAAGCAGTATAGACTAGAAAGGctcaggagacagaaaatgtcAGAGAGGTATTTACAACAGTATCACATGGTCTGCAACCAGCAGAGTCCCTTTCTCACCTCACTTTTCTTCCCCAATATCTCTCAGGGTTGCAGAACTAATGGCCCAAACAACCTCTTTCACTGCATTTCAAACAGTATTTTCACTACAGGCCAGAACAGAAGGTGCTCATCTGAAAAGTCTTTTAATGCTGTGTTGAGACCTTGCCAACACATAAAATCTGCATGAATATGGTGACTACAGACTGAGGTTTATGAGCTGTGGTGATACAGTGCTGACCTAAGTGAAATCATACAACTACATGGGCTCCTCATTACATAATCCACAAATGGATCAACCTCCCAAAAGCTAAAACATCAATGGATACTCTACAgcatctctctctttctctctcataCTCCACAGGATTTCTACCAAGCCAACATGCACCCTTGGCATCTGGTAACACAATATAAGGTTTCCACAAATTACTTGCTGCAGCTTAAGTATGGTGTTGAGGTAACCCTACACAAAGCAGGATACGCACTTCAAAGCAGGAAGCTTCCAGGTCCCTGCCTGGGTTATAATCTTCCAGCTTGTGACGATGGTGCTTGCTAGATACAAAATCCTGCAACTGGTTTGTACTACCAAGCTCAAGCACCACATCTGTGCACTACAACTGAAATGACATCAAATCCAGGATGGTTTTGAAAGTTTAACACCCCCACATCCAAATTCAAGGGGCCTACATCTACTATCTTGAGCTTCCTCCCTTCTCCAATCCTGTGAAACAATTCTATGCGGGTACACAAGTAAATCCCTTTCccatccagatttttttttttttgcttcatttattCCACTTTCTGTCACATTTCCATTAATAATCTCCTTACTGTGACCCTCCAAAGACTGACCAGCTCACATCACATAAACATTCACCTACAAAATCCCAGTTTTCAGCCACTTTGCAACTAGTTCTCTCCAAAGCAGGGGAACAGCTTCCAAGAGTGCAATTGTAATCTCCCTGCCTAAATGAGAGGGGGTTTGTTTTATGTCCTTCTGCATACATAATGATCAAAATCCAAGAAGAATGAAGTTCCTGTATCACACCAAAAGACCTTTCTAGTTTAGAGTATTTCTATTTCACGAGTTGGACTTCAAGAAATCccagcagaaaataaactgcTAAAAGAGGGAGATTCTGGTGAGCAGGTAGAAGGGACCTGCTATGCCAAGTCATCACTCTGCAATGCAGTACTAGTTTCACATTTAAGAATAGCATATAGGTTATGAACACCACTTTAATGTAATTAAgtcattaaaggaaaaaaaaaaatgccatccTAGCAATTACAGTTTAAGCTGCCCCCAAAATGCACATGTAGCAGTACCAAAATGCCTTGAGTAGCTTTAGAACCCTTTCACATGTATTAGCTATAAGGTAATTTCTaactttttctcttcaaaaagtatgcttttgtttccagcctgaatttattttcttgtgtacATTAAGTAGTAACAGGAGCTTAAGCAGTTCCTATGACTGGAAAATACTTTATATCCTTTCagataagaacagtttagaGGAAGCCACTCAGAAGCTGCTAACTTAAAGCAGAACTTTCTTCACTGCCACCTCCCCTAACCTCTTTTGACTTGGGAGTGAGAACTGTCATcctattaaaatattataaaccTCTTCACTATGAAACATCTGAGCATGAAGACTAAATAAATAACAGATGTTTAGATTAGGGTACAACTTAGTTGAAGAGGATACTGGGATACTTTAATTCCTGATGGGTTTTTCTACCTCCTTTAAACCACAAGGTTTTCTCCAAGGATTTTATGTGTAAGAACAGGTATTATATTACACCAGTTTTTTTGCTGTAAAGGGTCAGACAAGAAGACTAACAAGAtgggcaaaaataaaaatatcagtagGTATCATCCTTATTCTTTGGAATGCTTGCAGCTACAGCAGCTCAAAGTTTACCTTTCTGTGTGTTAAAACTCTACAGCATGTTAAGATTAACAGCTTGAAAGATTGCCTAGGTATCTTGGAAGGATGTGTGAGCTAGTTCTTGCTAGTGATGATGCCCATACCAAAGAGAAGTGAAATACCCCTACTGCCTCCAGCTAAATTCCACAAGCCAGAAGAGACAGTTACACATATGTAAGTAAAATCCCTTGCTGGCCAGtttgcagaaacaaaattttatttacacAGTCAAGTCTATCTTTAGACCCCATTGAACTCTTTACATTTCTAGAATATTTACATGATTTCAAGATGCTCCAAGTGATgaacaaaaaacagcaacaacaaaaaaagattaCAGAAACTGCCAAAagcatagcaaaaaaaaaaaaaaaaaaaaagaaaaaacaccaaaaaaaaccccaacctatCATTGTGCTTTGAAACTTATGATCTAGAGTAATGtagaagaaatgtaattttagcACCTTGGTCATAACGGTCATGCTATATAAGACACTTAAATAGCAGAGGGGATGTCAGAAGTGACCGTATCCAGAGGTTGCCAGTGACAATTCATGAGGGCATCATAAAGTTCTTCACTTGTCTCCATAAATTGTCTGTTCATTTCATCAACATCCAAGTATAGCTGTGgatctgaaaataaaagcctGGTAAGTACAAGAACTTGGGAGGCTTGAACACAAAAACCTGAATTAAATGCATAATAAAGTGTACTTTAGGTAAATTTAACAATTTAACAAACTTAACACTACACCCAGTGAGGTGTTTAGTCATCTAGAATTTTAACAAAACTAAGTCCAGCTTCATTTGGAATTAATGTATTCAAACACTAGAACTATACTGGTATTTCCACGTGAACCAGATTTCGAGATAATTAAAATTTTCGGACACTATTACAGGATGTCTCTACTAATGAGCTTAACATGCAATAATCTTCGCAGAATCATTGCAAAGATACAGTAACTTCATCAACAGAACCCTACTGGAAGGAGAATGAAGGCAAAGTTACAAGAAGCCTACTGCAAAGCATTGTTGACAATGTCCCATTCTACTTGACATGGTGTACACTACTAGCTTTAAAATCCTACTTCATCTTACTTATAACCCATTCTTCATCTAACAGTCACTGGCTCGTATTGTTAAAGGGCGGAAGTATGGCTAAATTCAAGCTGCAGTAATAGAATTATCATTACCTTCAGTTATTAGGTCATCATTGATTTCAGTCATAGTTGAAGCttcctaaaaaaagaaaatttaatcaCTGTCAGTTTCAGAAAGCATCAcaaatcaaaaataattttatgctcCCAAATATTCCCCTCCTACCACAACTATAAAAaaaggcaggagctggtggTGTTTGTTGGGGAAGGGTTTCTTGTGGAGTGCTTGTTGCTTTTTAATgctttggttgggtttttttaaagaaaaccatAGCACAGTTCCACTTgaaaggcatttctggaagttgTAACAGATCAACAGGCTGACCTAGATATGACCATCTTATAATTCTTGATTTTGCTTTAAGCAAAGTACATCAGAAAAACAGGATGAGAGAAATACTACAAAAATTTACTGCCAGAACCATTATTTGACATACATGAACAAATATTACCGCATAAATATCTAACTACAGAGGTACTCAAGCACTTAAAATCCAAAACACTGAACATAACCTTCACTCTTATGCGAGTGCATGATTTCAGTTTTATGAGGTTTTTTGCTCTGATTTACACAATCCATTTGACTTGCTAGCAGTCTTTCATTTAACCACATAGTATCTTTACCTCAAAAACAGCTGGAGCCATAACAGCATCTCCTAAAGAGCAGTCTCCAACAGCTTGCATGCTATCATAGGGAGTATAGGAGCTGTAGTTGTAGTCAGCATAAGGATCATAGTTCCACTGTGAATAGTAGTTCTGGTAATCTTGGTAATAATCATTATAGTTGTATGACTGGTACCGCTGGaattctgctttcagcctgAAAATATGAGAAGGTATATACAGTTAAGAGTTTGAGAACAAACAACCATAAACCCAGTGCTGAAGTTAAACAGTTTCACATGTTTCCAAATTTATGAGGAAACTTTTCTGAATAGTTGCCCAAGTTTAATGTCACAGCACAATGCCTCATGTTTATGAGGAGAGCAAATGCTCACCTTCACCAATGCCATACGTAATTACTTCTATGGATTAACTCAAATTACATTTATCTGTATTCAATTTGAATGCTTTTGGTATCTGTTCAAGCAAGCtactgataaaaataaattatttgttaaGATCAGAAACCTTTACCAAGCACTGCTGTTTTAAAGacactttaaaaatttaattagtCCTTCtaccttttgttttgttaatacAAAATCTTGTAATTTCCAGAAACAATGGGGTAAAGCCAGATTATCTGTTTCAGAGGAGCATCTGACACTTCCTGTCAACCATATCTACCTTCATCTTCTTAAGTTTTGGTCCATGAACAGCTGCCAAAGCTTAGCTGTCAGGTTAAGTCAGCACTGCCGTTATCCAGAATGAAGCCAAAGCAGCAGTAAAATGACAAAACTCATTAGTTATGAGGACCAAGGGGCCAGGTGATTCATTCTCACTGCTTTCCCTCTCCTGAGCGTATTTTTCCCAGGGACAACTTTAAGTGGACTAATGATAAGTATCACTGAACAGTCTGCTCTAAAACAGAGATACACTACTTGAAAAAACTGGGATAAATCAGCTGCACATTCCAAGAAATATCCTACGGTTAGACATTCCCTCACTGATTAAATACAAACATACTTCCTGTGTTTGCAGCATCCAATGTCTCTTCATCTCCACTTTGCTACAGAAAATTCAGATTGGGGCTTTTTGCCAAGAACACAAACTGAAGGAGCTCAGAAATTGTTTCCAACATAAGTGACTTAATGACAAACTACTCTGACAGCTGGATTTTTGGATGCTGTGAGAGCACAGTACTCAGCCATTTGGAAACAGGTGTAGATCAGTGGTGTGTATTTCAATACCCACATTATATTTTTGCTTCATTACTGTGAAGCCACACATACATTCTAATAAATAGGTATTTTGTTGTCTTACTACTGTAGTAAACAAATAACTTGATAATGTATCAGTCTTCTGCTTCCAATTTCTCTCCTACATCCATTTctgtaggaaagaaaaatctaaacATATGGCTGACATTCTTCTGGAtagcagaagcaaagaaaagttTCTCTGGGACCTCATTTTCAGAGCAAGTTAGTCAAAGCAAATCTTGATAGCGCTCTCTTGGGTAAGGGCATTTCTGATCCAAAGCAATGAGGCAACATTGGTAAAATTATCCAGGGAAAAGAAGCAGGAGCTGTTTTTAGCCTTCTAACAGAACATACAAGCTAACCTCAAATATATACTGAAATTGTTTCACAGAAAACTCTATTTTTGTCTGCATTCTGGATCAAAGTTTATCAAACTTGGTATCATGGTTCTAACTGGACTGTCTTAACTGACTCAGAGAACCacactggcagaaaaaaaagtctcaaacACAATCACCTTTAAAATTCCTGCTACCCTAATCACTTGAGAAGCAAAGAGTAgtactctgaaaaaaaactgTTCAAGTAACACCTCCTTTGGCTTCTTCCTatgttctgtgtttttccacTAAACAGttccttcctcttccagcaTACTTTTGAATTAACAATGTGCTACCACCTTGTCCAAGCCAAGGGGAAAGGCCTAGAAGAAAAGCTTCTTCAAACACTTCTTGTCCCTTCTACCTTCTTCAGGCCCAAACATGAAATACTTACAAATGGGTTCAGCTTCACTACTGTAAGCATTCAGGCTAGTCACAACAGCAGCTGAGCCCAAGTTATACAATCTGGCTAGACTTAAGAGTTGGATTTCCCCAGCAATCCTCAAAGAGGGTGATGGATCCAGGCAGTCAGAACAtaatgtttctgtgattttgaTTTTGCATCGTGTACAGCCATTATAGCAAGGGCCACAGTCTTTACAAAGGCAGAGCTAAAAGAAtccattatttaaaattactgtatCAATGCACAACTCATTTATTACCTTTTAGAAATTCCTATGCTGAGTCGGATTCGTTTTCCCCCCAGACCTGGTGCATTCTGGCAGTCTTGCAGTGCCCTCATCTGATCACCTTGCTCACCAAATCTGACAAAGGCATACCCTCTACAATTTtcaaaagggagaaaacaaatTCTAGTATTCATAACAGTTACAAAGCCAATTAATTCAATTTCTGTCTtcacaaaaacagaaaatagtaACTAACAAAGCTTCTTTTACCTAAGCAATCTCTCTGGCATGTGCACGTGCACAGATGctttcacaaaattaaaaacttggGCCAGAAGCAAAAAGCTTCGTTAAGAGCATTAAGACGCAAACTTGCTGAAAGCCAGCGAAACAACACAAATTAATTGATATATGTGTAAGTAACCAGATGCTACATTTATGCACTTAAAGCAGTTAATGTATCTGCATTAACCCATTCCTACTGCTTTACAGCTCTAACATTCTAAATTTGCTTTCTCAGATTTCctgtttttaaagtttcttaAATTAATCCATTACAGCCAGTATTTTCTGAACACTTTCTGAACAGCAAACTCACTCATTCCTGCTTCACTCTGCCTGGCCATTGTAACTTCTAATATTGGTACATAAAGCTTAGAAGTTCCATCTCCCAACCCCTCAAGATTTGCTAGGCCTTACTTCCACACATAAAAAGTGAATTATTTTGTCCTCACTGCACATAACCAAGAGGACACACTGCTGTAGGTATGCACAGATGTCCATGCAGagctctcccttctcccaccATTTAACTGCTTTCATGCAGATACACATTTGGCTGAATTGAAGCTTAACACATGAACAGCTAAAACTAACCATGAAGTTTTAGAAGCACAAGAATCTATGTTGTTAAAAAAACAATGCCAGAGACTAATCTCTCTTCCTGCCTctgaagaaaattcaaaaccaGTTCAAATGCAAGTTCCTCTACATTACTTATGGCAACAAACATACTGACAGTATTAACACATTTTCACAGGCATTACCTGGAATATCCCAGCAGGTCTGTTGCTATTTTGCAGTCAATACATGAGGGGTACCTCTTTAGGAAATAGTCATAGAGCTGAAAATCATCTACTTCTGGAGTCAGCTCCCCAACAAATATTGAATAATCCggtctttaaaaatgtaagagAAACACCATTAACTTTGAGAATAACACAGTTAATTTCAGTATTAAAGCCCCTAACATAGAAGCAAGTAGTTACTACCGGACAAATAAGGAGACAAAATATGAACAGATTATTAACTGCAA encodes:
- the LOC134042443 gene encoding tRNA selenocysteine 1-associated protein 1-like isoform X1 yields the protein MGPQASFKGKDLMAKKRECLQAYSWWRTPQKKRKKKNKIKPGRIEFVPSSTNTTRPDYSIFVGELTPEVDDFQLYDYFLKRYPSCIDCKIATDLLGYSRGYAFVRFGEQGDQMRALQDCQNAPGLGGKRIRLSIGISKRLKAEFQRYQSYNYNDYYQDYQNYYSQWNYDPYADYNYSSYTPYDSMQAVGDCSLGDAVMAPAVFEEASTMTEINDDLITEDPQLYLDVDEMNRQFMETSEELYDALMNCHWQPLDTVTSDIPSAI
- the LOC134042443 gene encoding tRNA selenocysteine 1-associated protein 1-like isoform X3; translation: MGPQASFKGKDLMAKKRECLQAYSWWRTPQKKRKKKNKIKPGRIEFVPSSTNTTRPDYSIFVGELTPEVDDFQLYDYFLKRYPSCIDCKIATDLLGYSRLKAEFQRYQSYNYNDYYQDYQNYYSQWNYDPYADYNYSSYTPYDSMQAVGDCSLGDAVMAPAVFEEASTMTEINDDLITEDPQLYLDVDEMNRQFMETSEELYDALMNCHWQPLDTVTSDIPSAI
- the LOC134042443 gene encoding tRNA selenocysteine 1-associated protein 1-like isoform X2, coding for MASQDLMAKKRECLQAYSWWRTPQKKRKKKNKIKPGRIEFVPSSTNTTRPDYSIFVGELTPEVDDFQLYDYFLKRYPSCIDCKIATDLLGYSRGYAFVRFGEQGDQMRALQDCQNAPGLGGKRIRLSIGISKRLKAEFQRYQSYNYNDYYQDYQNYYSQWNYDPYADYNYSSYTPYDSMQAVGDCSLGDAVMAPAVFEEASTMTEINDDLITEDPQLYLDVDEMNRQFMETSEELYDALMNCHWQPLDTVTSDIPSAI